One Rhizobium sp. NRK18 genomic window carries:
- a CDS encoding sulfotransferase family protein has product MSRKSLRRQVAKAYLLTKPVNFRIFYDEDHVAFFPKLGLCFNRIKKSGNTSIAARLFELENGVVAGSDFKRHMRNPVNVTLAESSHYDQLFCFAISRNPYTRALSSYLDKVGRGSLERFSLPGFGMNNREGFRLFLEALEDEVLSHNRHFWPQSDLLFQPIEKYGHIGKIENIAAEMHAVFEKCGLDTNWAQAFAKPHSVEAGTGKITSAREKLSAFYDDHNIRLVQQIYSDDFENFQYSLDFGGALH; this is encoded by the coding sequence ATGAGCAGAAAAAGCCTACGTCGGCAGGTAGCGAAAGCCTACCTGCTCACGAAACCTGTAAATTTTCGCATCTTCTACGACGAAGACCATGTGGCATTCTTCCCGAAGCTGGGGCTGTGCTTCAACAGGATCAAGAAGAGCGGGAACACCTCGATAGCTGCGAGGCTGTTCGAACTGGAAAATGGCGTGGTTGCTGGATCCGACTTCAAGCGACATATGCGCAATCCGGTCAACGTGACGCTGGCTGAATCGAGCCACTACGATCAGCTCTTTTGCTTCGCGATTTCTCGAAACCCTTACACGCGCGCCTTGTCCAGCTATCTCGATAAAGTCGGCAGAGGATCGCTTGAACGGTTTTCCCTTCCAGGATTCGGAATGAACAACAGAGAAGGCTTCAGGCTGTTCCTTGAAGCGCTTGAAGACGAGGTTCTATCGCATAACCGGCATTTTTGGCCTCAATCGGATCTTCTGTTCCAGCCAATCGAGAAATACGGGCACATTGGCAAAATCGAAAATATCGCCGCGGAAATGCATGCCGTATTCGAAAAGTGCGGCCTTGATACGAACTGGGCGCAGGCCTTCGCGAAGCCGCACTCCGTGGAAGCAGGTACCGGGAAAATAACCTCTGCCCGGGAGAAGCTTTCCGCTTTCTACGACGATCACAACATCCGTTTGGTGCAGCAGATATACTCGGACGATTTCGAGAATTTTCAGTATTCACTGGATTTTGGAGGCGCCCTTCACTGA